AATTGGTTAATGTTAAGGATATAACTAGCCTATTTTAAATAGATAGTGTTGGTGGTGGTTTCAAACTTTGGAATTTGGATATATCTACaaacattaaaaaagaaaaaatttgcaGCTTCAAGCCAATAGTGTTGTCCAGCTGAAAATTACAACCTAACAATAAAAACTGCAAACTTAgacaaaatacaaattacattgTCCCATTAACATTATAACAAACATGCATCTTTGTGCATTCAAAAGTTCATAAAAGTTCATAATTCTTGAAGCCACTTCCATAATAGAAAATTGTAGAACATCCTTGCATCTTCTAACTCTCAAAACCTACAAACACAAAATTGAAACATTAGCAATTGTTGATTGAACATGAATAATTATTAGAGttattaatagaatatctaaatGACCGAACCATGTAATCCCTCTTCCATCTCTTCCTCGTCATCTTCATCCTCACTAGATTCTTCCATGTTAGCTCCCAAGACACCCGATTGTcctaaaaaaatgtaaaaacaaataaatatgaaacaatagaaaattagtttttattcaaatatatattaaagaaaaaaatagaagaacaaGCAAAGATTTAAAGAATTACCTAATGAGAAGCCCTTTGCTCGCAACCAATCCTCATAACATGTAATAGCTTGAATTGTCTTTGGTGAAAGTGAGTTTCGCCAAGGATTTATCAACTTTTTACCCATACTGAAGGCAGACTCTGAAGGGACCGTTGATATGGAAATGGCCAAAATATCACGAGCCATCGATGCAAGCTCGGGAAAACGACCTGAGGCATCTCTCCAATATGCTAGAATATCCAAATCGATGTGCAGCCCAAGATTTTGCTCCTCCAAGTAAAGATCTAATTGTGACTTCCCATGATCATGCTTTTGTtttttactcaaaaataattCATAATCTTCAAAACTATCTGCATCATGGTTACCAACATCACTGCCACTAGAAGTTCCAATCTTGGGAGAAAAGACTGAAGTTGAACGCAGCATATACTTCTCAAATAAATCATACAAAGTATTCTTAATATTCTGAAGTCTTGACTTATAGTCTTAGCCAACTGGCTGTTTAGTGTAGTTGCTTGATTTTTCATCGAGATTGGGATTAGGAACCTCCCCATAAAGTTTAGAATAACAATATTCAACTAACTCTAACTTGCAACGGGGATCCAAAACTGTAGCACAAGATAAGATCAAACTATACTCAGACCAatacttgttaaatttaacTTGCATCTCTCTAACCATATCAACCATAAAATCATATGGGCCATTAGCAGTCTCTATCAATTTTCTATGAATCTCTCACACCcccctaaaataaatatttgctATTGGATGCTTACTAGCAGAAAACTGATTAGTCACATCATAAAACACTTTCAAAAACTTATGAAGAATAGCTATTTTTCCCACTCTTCTTGAGAAAGTGCAAAGATTCCAAATTCTCTATCATGCTGTCCCCAGTGATCTAAAACTGCCTTGAAATAAATAGCACGGTCCAGCATTATAAAAGTAGAATTCCATCTAACACAACAAACAGAACGCAATCTTTTTCTGGTATTCAAATGAAAACTTTGTTCAGCAATTTCAtaaaacttcttcttctttggaacTGAATTTTTCAAATGCTTGGCCACATTTCTAATTTTAC
Above is a window of Phoenix dactylifera cultivar Barhee BC4 unplaced genomic scaffold, palm_55x_up_171113_PBpolish2nd_filt_p 000190F, whole genome shotgun sequence DNA encoding:
- the LOC103718630 gene encoding uncharacterized protein LOC103718630 isoform X1 → MDYSQLNTTCYWCFLYGHQSHHITSFGQLNNNQLTGPIPRELVGISSLKVIDVSKNNLCGTIPTSGPFEHIPLNKLMSMASESSPISVADNEHEDCYVKDGKAKSKVWMHMVKLPTEDKDILKAQCKYCKEIFSAASKNDSFEDYELFLSKKQKHDHGKSQLDLYLEEQNLGLHIDLDILAYWRDASGRFPELASMARDILAISISTVPSESAFSMGKKLINPWRNSLSPKTIQAITCYEDWLRAKGFSLGQSGVLGANMEESSEDEDDEEEMEEGLHGFES